The Astyanax mexicanus isolate ESR-SI-001 chromosome 4, AstMex3_surface, whole genome shotgun sequence genome segment aaagaccgaccgagacaaagtggtagacgagggctatttaacaaacaggaaacacactagaattggaaacacctggggcaggggcggagctacaaatgagaaacacatggaaaagtactgagacagaagacacaggggagcacaggtcacgtggggaagacacacagagacacgagacagggctaagacctgacacttCTGGAAtctctttaatttaattaatttaattgtaaaagtatctgctgctgttgctgtttgctggaaggGGTTCGCTTTCCGTGTTTGAAAGGACGCTTGAAACTGGCTGGGTGGGCGTGGTCACTCTCAGACAAAGGTTTATGGAACCCGTCAgttcagaaccagctgaccaatggaaatTCAAGGGAAACGCCTTGTTCTAAGCCCCACCCagccgtgaaaagtgtgccaaaactcagaagaaaaaaactaaagcagaagcaaaggagaggtTCTAGAAGCAAAACTCTTTAACAGAAATATCCAAAACAATCCAcaaaaattttacaaaaaaacttgGGTTGTAATGCGTTAATGATTCCAACCTAACAGCATATGTTAATGACTTAAcgctgacagccctaataatttaaaatgaaaaaatcacagaaacactgacctgagaatctgcagtttacagtgtgaactcttcagtccagcagagagcagctccactcctgaatcctgcaggtcattgttactgaggtccagctctttcagggaggagatttccaggtttaaaactgattccagattttcacacgtctttcttcctatattacacaaagctaatctgaaaatgtaagaataaacacaaacacaaataattttacaatgtcttcaatgtttaaataacacattttagtgatttcctaaatgtaacatgtattatgctgttacttttgtacatgccacatttaatatttttttctagtggTGTCAACTGTTTAAGAAATATAATCAGGTTAATCTAGACAACATttatgattaactgcaattacatttgttcttcttaagacaagtttttatagtggatatttatatgtaaataaaagaatgaatgtaagaaatgtaaaatgcaattattaatggtgtcatttaaaatactattatatacttgtatttttgaggggagataaagctaacgtggggcgctggaataaagaatgcatggtgAATAGGATTGGACTCAGGAAGTGTTTGttattgcacacatgcttacaATGGGGAAAAGACCTTATTATGATTTAAATGGCCTGGTGGAAATATGTAAccgccagtattcagtaatatgtacactgtccctttaagagctccTTAAAGTAGGTGCACAGCCCTTTTACGTGTATAGCTATGCTGAGAGTGCAGTAAAcctgagtgtgtgctgtgctttaccacagagaatgctggacctagtttctttcttttattcattttttttctgcaagtaacaacatatatgtggtgcttttagcTCATGTATGAACTATGTTGTATGTCTTTTTGATGATTTTACATTTCCtatcatacatgcatacatacatacatacatacatacatactctttttgtatttagtttGTAGATGCAGTATCATGACAAATTAAAGGGCATGGGAAAGTCTGAGCAGGGAGAGATGtttagggctcctcccctttgccAACCTGGAAAGAATATCCTGTTCAGACTAACCTTGCACATCCTTCTGTTATTTAGTTTCTTTAGTTAATTGTGGTTTTATTTGTcgtcttgtttgttattttggtctgtgataacctgaaacactgaccttagaatctgcagtttacattgtgacctcttcagtccagcagagagcaactccactcctgaatcctgcaggtcgttgttactgaggtccagctctttcagggaggagttttccaggtttaaaactgattccagattttcacacgtctttactccaagattacatgaagctagtctaaaaatcaagaataaactaatgattttataataaacccaaagaagaataCTTGAATGGATTGGCAAAGAATAGAACATagaattaaactgtgaaatgtatTGTCTGTCTAAAGAGCTGGTGATCATcatgggcatacagttcacctgggacagattataatgagttaaaatagaaaagaaaacatttatcAAAACAGAGAACGAGCAAGGCTTTTTggagtatgtgaatttattctattttccaagttgaactctggaaaaacattacaccttctcgcacacacatatatatatatatatatatatatatatatatatatatatatatatatatatatatatatatatatatatatatatatattagaaataaataaagacatatatgtatgttctatatgaaattgttatgttgtattgctgatcatcatttctccaaagcatactgagatatgatttttttgtcaAATCACCCAGTGCTACTTTAGAGTGGATCTGTAagagatgtgcatttattttaacaaaaacatataacttgcccaaaacctttttttaaagattgtatttAAGACAGAAACTCCATGTACTGTtaacattaaaatgatggtttaactattattacacacaaaggatAATACATGCTTATATGTGACAATGGGAATAagtgattgaatggaaactgattttacacatcagcagttgattaaaaactgtatgaaggcctaaataaaaatactcacacagctcttctggatattttaactactggcagcagtCTCAGAAGACACTCTTCTGATGGATGATATTTattgaggttaaactcctccagctcttcttctgagttcaccaacacaaacgccagagctgaccactgagcaggagagagcctgGCCTGTTGAAGATGACGCtcaccacctccactcaggtatttctgcacttcctgcaccagagaatgatcattcagttcattcagacagtggaacagattgatggatttctctggagatgagttctcctcaatcttcttcttgatgtatttgactgtttttttgttgctCTGAGAGATCCTCTCTGTCTGCGTCAGTACGACTCTtaatagagtctgattagactgcagtgagagacccagaaggaaacgaagAAACaagtccaggtgtccactctcactctgtaaggctctgtctatggcactgctgaggaattTAGTCATCGTTGACTTGCTGAAGATTGCAGATAGTTCAGTGCTTTGGTTTTCAGGGATTTGCTGATTCAAAAAgcagagaaatgcatataaagcagcaagaaactcctgaacgctcagatgtacaaagctgaagaccttccccaggtgcagctcaagttcctccctgaagatctgggtacacactcctgagtacactgacacttctttaatgtcgatgccactctctcttagatcttcctcatagaagatcatgtttcctttctccagctgctggaacgccagtttccccagagccaggatgctttttctagtctgctgaggatcaatgtcacttttcccactgtacttctggttcttgagtttgatctgaaagatcaggaagtgtgtaaacatctgcgtcagggttttgggaatttctccactctcagcttcactcagcattctctctagaacagtggctgtaatccagcagaagacaggtatgtggcacatgatgtagaggcttcttgaagatctgatgtgtgtgaagactttattggccaggtccttatcactgatcctcttactgaagtactcctgtttctgagggtcactgaaacctcgcacttctgttacctgatcaacacactcaggagggatctgattggccgctgctggtcgagaggtgatccagagaagagcagagggaagcagattccccttgatgaggttcgtcagcagaacatccactgaggtttgctcttctatattcaccaagttctcattgttctggaaatctagaggcagtcgacactcatccagtccatcaaaaatgaacatgaccttgtagcccttataatgtcttggttttaaatcttgtgtttctgggaaaaagctctgaagaagattcacaagactgagcttcttctccttcatcagattcagctctctaaaaggaagtggaaatatgaagagaacgtcctgatttacttttccttcagaccagtccagaatgaacttctgcacagagactgtttttccaattccagccactcctttagtcagtacagttctgatgggtcgtttctgttctggtaatggtttaaagatgtcgttGCATCTGATTGGtttttcctgtgttgtttttttcctggatgcagcttccatctgtttcacctcatgttcctgattgacatctcctccaTCGCCccctgtgatgtagagctctgtgtagatctcattcagaagtgctgactttacatggcctgagattccttcattaattctctgatatttatctctcagcttggatttgagctttctTTGGCATGCTGGGGCTAATTCTGATTGCAGAGGaagagaataaagaaaatgtaattagctgtgaTCTTCATGAAAGACCTCTGTGTAGAACAATTTTGATAGAGTAGATAATTGTtaggtttaaggatacatttgatgctgtgacacaatatcttataatgacaaaatccagttaactactgcttattattctaatttaaaaagcagaactcctctgaggaaataaattagcCCTTTAAGTTGGTCCCCATtctcatgacccagaactcttactgctctctagtgtgttggcgaggtctgtctgattcatgttcctcaggatgtgcagtgtgaccttcagcaccccctccttctGATCATCATCCACCTCTCCCTCAAAGCATGCTGGATAATCTGGACTCAGGAGATTCTTAAAcgtgttcagctcgttcttcactagagagatgAACTTCTCCTGTAGCCtctgattaagaacaaacatcagagaatcactaaagctgatacagtacagagagagagagatgatgacactgatctgatGACAAAAGGAGTTATGGGTGCTCCGATGTGTAAAAGGTATTATCAAAactttaaagtaaagttaaatttatatgtaaaataaatcatttcCATCATATATATGGTTCAGTACTAACCTTcaatatgtggtccagtttttttctggaaaagttttttttcttctcactgtggatgaacagaaaagccacactgtaatccacattaTTAAATCAGCTGATCTAAAAAAacgtgtttcaataaaatatggtgagattattaataaaataaagaatagcagcaaataacagatacaaagaaaagattaatctgtcattaaaataaaatgtaaataaatgtatcaggaataccagaaccaggagagacagaCGCTGATAAGTCTGATGAGTCAAACAGTTTAATCAGTTTACTAACAAAAGGGACAAGCAGATAAGGATAGTCTAAAGCAGGCAGGTTCAGTAACATAAagccagcataaacaaacaacataccagtagAGAGGAGAAAGCAGGGTCGGTacacagagaaatagacagaagtGGAATAAGCAGAAGGGTGGTCTAATAACAAGCAACAGAAagcaacaaacaataaactgagCAAGGCAAAAAGGGTAAACAGTAAAAGAGAAAGGGGTCAATAAACGATAAGGCAAAATAACAAACAGATatgtgttgtagaagagctagggaacctagattcaatactcagcaactaATAGCTGaaaatgaggggtatttatactcaaacATTCAGGTGAGCAATCAGTAGCTGTAGCTCAGTAGCTCAGCAGCAATGTGAaagtaattagaaagaaaacagctaaaagGTTTTCCAGAATTTCaattaacaaaatatgttttaaagtgtATTATAATTAATTCTGAATACATTACTGGTCTATGTATTGTACTAAAACACATTCTCCCATTCCTGGATGTATGCACTCACCCCAGCAACTGAGATGATAAATATATGCACGACAGATGATGACGTTTTATTCAATGCTATTAAAGAAACAATaagggaggttagctacagtccTGTGGATGTTATATTTCTGAATAATATGTGAACTGTAGTCACAGGAAATTCAAGctgcttaaaaatgcttaaaaaataacctttaactttaacatgcttttaatttaattaaattttctcCTGAAACAACTCTTCCCTTCACttcctctggtccatgttgagtgtggtacacaccacttcaccaaacagcacagtgactacctgtagccctatatatatatatatatatatatatatatatatatatatatatatatatatatatatatatatatatatatggacccACAGATTGATTACAAGATTTAGAcacctgtgatgctaattagtggacacaccttgatttaacggtaacgctttcttttacagtaccctaagttctaggtattaaccaggtaatagtgaggtacaaactcggaagtactaagtaattatttttggtaacaagatggtaagtaccaggaaagtcttgcctaattacactgaaatgtctaggtattaaccaggtaatagtgaggtacaaactcggaagtactaagtaactattttgggtaacaagatggtaagtaccagaaaagtcttgcctaattacactgaaatggaactaggtaataaacaggtacatgggtggtacaaagtccaaagtactaggtaattatgttgctTAACAAGgtggtaagaaccagacagttcaatttaattacactgaaatatctcacaggttctaggtaataaccaggtaagtgtgaggtactaaccccagtaacatgatgataagtaccaatatagtctccttaccctgatatacctcacaggttctaggtaataaccaggtaagtgtgaggtactaaccccagtaacatgatgataagtaccaatacagtctccttacactgaaatgtctcacaggttctaggtaataaccaggtaagtgtgaggtactaaccccagtaacatgatgataagtaccaatacagtctccttaccctgaaatatctcgcaggttctaggtaataaccaggtaagtgtgaggtactaaccccagtaacatgatgataagtaccaatactgttcattttaatcagtctctatttatttgactgagaaatccctaaaaatgaatttaaggtttatagagtggaattcttcactaggaagacagcacaggaatggaatacttggccatatgtttaaagacattagagcatgttacaaggtttaagggtgaaaaagtataccataagaataaagtgttgaatatgtgtatttaccccctttttaaacataatttgtagaataaggtcttacatgttaaatatatatatatatatatatatatatatatatatatatatatatatatatatatatatatatatatatatatatatttaacttatatatataaattaaaactgcttaaatatcagggttattaaaactaccaaatattgatttctgaaatcttaaaacattattatagttgtttctaaattaatattaactgcttttgtttgcattatttgagatctgaaagcactaaagcatctttttcattattttgaccatttctcattttctgctctaaattacaatagttttatttagtatttgggagaaatgttgtcagtagtttatagaataaaataacagtgttcattttactcaaacatgtacctatacatagtaagatcagagaaatagaaaatttgaagtggcttggaagggtcaagggggcgaaggcaagctcctgcccgcaagctgcttaccccaataaaagctgtcctcagctttcattgtatatatataagttcagtaatgcatgcttggttgtgtcaaaaaagagacagtaaacagttctgttttgttttgatgttgtatgttgttttttttttgaagtgcttatttgttgaactacatggtaagaactgagtaaaaccagagaaataagctctgctctcttttacagtccttttactcctttattaagcagaaagttctgttagttacacagtgttttatgtggtacttacagaaagttgtgtcacatttaagtagttattatatatatatatataaaaaaaaatatatatatatatatatatataaaataataactacttacatgtgacacaactttctgtaagtaccatgtaatatatattcttttgggtttctgaatgggtttttgtatgtgaaacgtgaaacatccagtcctgtagggggagcagtgccagggggcgggcgctaggctgtggcttaggtgagcaacaggagatgggtctcagattcagctgagaactgggaacaccgtgtcttctctgtatccaggtggggaaatatgtggaactgtgcaagtataaatgtttccaaagcactataagagggatatttgagtgtatatgttcgttaaaaggttttgctgtgtaatatgagccgctatggtcttgtgtgttggtggacgctcagcatcggggagcattcactcccgcggcccgcgagccgcgcgcctggccggcgctcttgcctctgccactagcattagccactgcccccgctaaccgcgctccttaccggctccccgctgttattcctctcgctctttcggtcgctaacttcgctctataaccgtgtttaagcctgtaattatctctcgtgtgttcgcgctctagttttagctattttcgctcggtaattgtgcccgtgtgtcgctgtttctcaaagtagctcgggctaatttcgcgccttcattcctattgtttctctatacatttacgctagcattagcagtcgctgttagttaaatacatgtttattaaaagtcaagtcaattttattctctttttaagagccagtttggccttgttaaagtaaatatagagcctctgccaaccacaataatgagttattacagctagataagctacagtttaaggtttctctaagtaacttaatcatgtttttatacactttgttcaagttttatactttggtcaattctata includes the following:
- the LOC111196793 gene encoding NLR family CARD domain-containing protein 3-like, translating into MMDLQNSSSGGGPPVLKEKRAASPAPSGVSMKSDRSMVHPPGFSSGGGSSGSRTETQGGASPEPSCVSMKSDASIGLPPTFSSEDMRSDKKKTNICTEKLDHIFKKLQEKFISLVKNELNTFKKLLSSDYPACSEGEVEDDQREGVLKVTLHILRNMNQTDLANTLESKLAPACQRKLKSKLRDKYQRINEGISGHVKSALLNEIYTELYITGGDGGDVNQEHEVKQMEAASRKKTTQEKPIRCNDIFKPLPEQKRPIRTVLTKGVAGIGKTVSVQKFILDWSEGKVNQDVLFIFPLPFRELNLMKEKKLSLVNLLQSFFPETQDLKPRHYKGYKVMFIFDGLDECRLPLDFQNNENLVNIEEQTSVDVLLTNLIKGNLLPSALLWITSRPAAANQIPPECVDQVTEVRGFSDPQKQEYFSKRISDKDLANKVFTHIRSSRSLYIMCHIPVFCWITATVLERMLSEAESGEIPKTLTQMFTHFLIFQIKLKNQKYSGKSDIDPQQTRKSILALGKLAFQQLEKGNMIFYEEDLRESGIDIKEVSVYSGVCTQIFREELELHLGKVFSFVHLSVQEFLAALYAFLCFLNQQIPENQSTELSAIFSKSTMTKFLSSAIDRALQSESGHLDLFLRFLLGLSLQSNQTLLRVVLTQTERISQSNKKTVKYIKKKIEENSSPEKSINLFHCLNELNDHSLVQEVQKYLSGGGERHLQQARLSPAQWSALAFVLVNSEEELEEFNLNKYHPSEECLLRLLPVVKISRRAVLASCNLGVKTCENLESVLNLENSSLKELDLSNNDLQDSGVELLSAGLKRSQCKLQILRLALCNIGRKTCENLESVLNLEISSLKELDLSNNDLQDSGVELLSAGLKSSHCKLQILRLSGCMITDKGCCSLASALISNPSHLKELDLTYNHPGESGVKLLSERLEDPHCTLEKLGVKHGGKIRIKPGLKKWFCDFTLDLNTAQCRLALSEENRRVEWGEELQSYPDHPERFDGWCPQVLSRERVTGVTGRCYWEAEWSGGGAAVALSYKTISRKGLGSDCVFGGNLNSWSLICSDNSYSVLHNNNRTVLSTPPSGCRRVGVYVDCPSGTLSFYRVSSDTHTPSHTPTHTHSHTHSHTPSNSHSHTPSHTLTHLHTFYTTFTQPLYAGFWVGSGSSVRLCKIE